One Candidatus Dormiibacterota bacterium DNA window includes the following coding sequences:
- the grdA gene encoding glycine/sarcosine/betaine reductase complex selenoprotein A codes for MFEGRQVVVLGERDGVAGPAIMACVEAAGGSVVFAASECFVUTASGAMDLHNQATIKELAEKHGRDSLMVILGSPDPESAGLSAATVVTGDPTYAGPLSEVQLGLDVYHILEDEVRSAVPAQVWEEQIGVMAEVLDGPGLTEMVSGIRGSRTGA; via the coding sequence ATGTTCGAAGGCAGACAGGTCGTGGTCCTCGGTGAGCGCGACGGCGTCGCCGGGCCCGCCATCATGGCCTGCGTCGAGGCGGCCGGCGGCTCGGTCGTCTTCGCCGCCAGCGAGTGCTTCGTCTGAACCGCGTCGGGAGCCATGGACCTGCACAACCAGGCGACCATCAAGGAGCTGGCCGAGAAGCACGGCCGTGACTCGCTGATGGTCATCCTGGGCTCGCCCGACCCGGAGTCGGCAGGCCTCTCGGCCGCCACCGTGGTCACCGGCGATCCCACCTACGCAGGTCCGCTCTCGGAGGTCCAGTTGGGCCTCGACGTGTATCACATCCTCGAGGACGAGGTGCGCAGCGCTGTTCCCGCCCAGGTCTGGGAGGAGCAGATCGGCGTCATGGCCGAGGTGCTCGACGGCCCCGGGCTCACCGAGATGGTGAGCGGGATCCGCGGGTCGCGAACCGGCGCCTGA
- a CDS encoding helix-turn-helix domain-containing protein, whose product MGDETAEGLDPIQRRVGAAIASARASARLSQERLAAEAGLGQPVISRIESGRRRVGVDELLRIATALGIDAGELLATGGAADGDETVLEQLRDPAVAVPLGWVPGFLDDLERLERLGSGT is encoded by the coding sequence ATGGGAGACGAGACCGCGGAGGGCCTCGACCCGATCCAGCGCCGGGTGGGCGCGGCGATCGCGTCGGCGCGTGCGTCGGCCCGGCTGAGCCAGGAGCGGCTGGCGGCGGAGGCGGGACTCGGACAGCCGGTGATCTCCCGCATCGAGTCGGGGCGTCGCCGGGTCGGCGTCGACGAGCTGCTGCGGATCGCCACCGCGCTCGGGATCGACGCCGGCGAGCTGCTCGCCACCGGGGGGGCCGCCGACGGTGACGAGACCGTGCTCGAGCAGCTGCGCGACCCCGCGGTGGCGGTGCCGCTGGGCTGGGTGCCCGGCTTCCTCGACGACCTCGAGCGGCTGGAGCGGCTGGGCTCCGGAACATGA
- the grdC gene encoding glycine/sarcosine/betaine reductase complex component C subunit beta: MTTGAAVSAACQLLVHAPGMACHGSKPARELPGDPEVAAAFRAALRSFPEAVAYAPHQAFIGNLHPRDLPPRPWVGHPLEGARPDGPDGGVLDELDLLGAMAAVDEFNLVMLDPVVASRAAERLAHRPATAGLVLAEGCAGDVEAAAAVPGAIPLRLGSTEEIGGVLRAAHDSDEALSAPVLLENLVNKATATLALLDLLHRTGIDPGSIDYVISCSEEAVGDRYQRGGGNMGKAVAGAAGLQQASGVDVKNFCAGPLSALVIAGSLVSAGVFRRVAVVGGGSLPKLGMKFQGHLRHGLPVLEDVLGACALLVEADAAGLPRLRLDAVGRHRVGAGASGPQIMEALAFEPLDRVGLRSMDVDDYATELHDPDVTEPQGSGNVADRNYRTLAALAVRRGEIGRDGIDAFVTGRGMPGFAPTQGHIASALCYLPHALRRLGPEGSAERVMLLAKGSLFLGRMSQLSDGMSVLLTRGG, from the coding sequence GTGACCACCGGCGCGGCCGTCTCCGCCGCCTGCCAGCTGCTGGTGCACGCCCCCGGCATGGCCTGCCACGGCAGCAAGCCGGCCCGCGAGCTGCCCGGCGACCCGGAGGTGGCCGCCGCCTTCCGCGCGGCGCTGCGGTCGTTTCCCGAGGCGGTGGCGTACGCGCCCCACCAGGCCTTCATCGGCAACCTCCATCCCCGCGACCTGCCGCCGCGACCGTGGGTGGGGCACCCGCTCGAGGGCGCGCGACCCGACGGTCCGGACGGCGGGGTGCTGGACGAGCTCGACCTGCTCGGCGCCATGGCGGCGGTGGACGAGTTCAACCTGGTGATGCTCGACCCCGTGGTCGCCTCCCGCGCCGCCGAGCGGCTGGCCCACCGGCCGGCGACCGCCGGCCTGGTGCTCGCCGAGGGCTGCGCCGGCGACGTCGAGGCCGCCGCCGCCGTCCCCGGGGCCATCCCCCTGCGGCTCGGCTCCACCGAGGAGATCGGCGGCGTGCTCCGCGCCGCCCACGACAGCGACGAGGCGCTGAGCGCGCCGGTGCTGCTCGAGAACCTGGTCAACAAGGCGACGGCGACGCTCGCGCTCCTCGACCTGCTGCATCGCACCGGCATCGACCCGGGGTCCATCGACTACGTGATCTCCTGCTCGGAGGAGGCGGTGGGCGACCGCTACCAGCGCGGCGGCGGCAACATGGGCAAGGCCGTCGCCGGTGCGGCCGGCCTCCAGCAGGCGTCGGGCGTCGACGTCAAGAACTTCTGCGCCGGCCCGCTCTCGGCGCTGGTCATCGCCGGCAGCCTGGTGTCGGCGGGGGTGTTCCGCCGGGTCGCCGTGGTCGGCGGCGGCTCGCTCCCCAAGCTCGGCATGAAGTTCCAGGGCCACCTGCGCCACGGGCTCCCGGTGCTCGAGGACGTCCTCGGCGCCTGCGCGCTGCTGGTCGAGGCGGATGCCGCCGGCCTGCCGCGGCTGCGCCTCGACGCGGTGGGACGCCACCGGGTCGGCGCCGGCGCCTCCGGGCCGCAGATCATGGAGGCGCTCGCGTTCGAGCCCCTCGACCGGGTCGGGCTGCGCTCGATGGACGTCGACGACTACGCCACCGAGCTCCACGATCCCGACGTCACCGAGCCGCAGGGCTCGGGCAACGTCGCCGACCGCAACTACCGCACCCTCGCCGCGCTCGCGGTGCGCCGCGGCGAGATCGGGCGCGACGGCATCGACGCCTTCGTCACCGGGCGCGGCATGCCCGGCTTCGCGCCCACCCAGGGACACATCGCCTCGGCGCTCTGCTACCTGCCCCACGCGCTCCGGCGCCTGGGTCCGGAGGGATCGGCCGAACGGGTCATGCTGCTGGCCAAGGGCAGCCTCTTCCTTGGCAGGATGTCGCAGCTGTCGGACGGGATGAGCGTGCTGCTCACCCGCGGTGGCTGA
- a CDS encoding DUF5996 family protein, translating into MPSTPLRTGEAWPALPLEEWQDTYATLHMWTQIVGKVKLASTPRLNHWWNVTLQVTSRGLTTGLMHHGTRGFQIDLDLLDRTLVVTTAGGARRTVGLGPSLSVAGFFGQVMGALGELDLPVAIHARPVEVPVAIPFAEDEVHHTFDAEQARRFWRVLVQAQRVLEVFRARYVGKASPVHFFWGGCDMAVTRFSGRPAPPHPGGVPNCPDWVMTEAYSHEVSSCGFWPGGMGREAAFYAYAYPEPDGFRDHPLDVPAARYDPDLGEFLLPYDEMRRAADPDAALLRFLQTTYEAAANLAGWDRAAVERAG; encoded by the coding sequence ATGCCCTCGACGCCGCTCCGCACCGGCGAGGCGTGGCCGGCCCTGCCGCTCGAGGAGTGGCAGGACACCTACGCAACCCTGCACATGTGGACCCAGATCGTCGGCAAGGTGAAGCTCGCCTCGACGCCGCGGCTGAACCACTGGTGGAACGTGACCCTCCAGGTGACCTCCCGCGGTCTCACCACCGGCCTGATGCACCACGGGACCCGCGGCTTCCAGATCGACCTCGACCTCCTCGACCGCACTCTCGTCGTCACCACCGCCGGCGGCGCCCGCCGCACCGTCGGGCTCGGCCCCTCGCTGTCGGTCGCCGGCTTCTTCGGCCAGGTCATGGGGGCGCTGGGCGAGCTCGACCTGCCGGTCGCCATCCACGCCAGGCCGGTCGAGGTGCCGGTGGCCATCCCGTTCGCGGAGGACGAGGTGCACCACACCTTCGACGCCGAGCAGGCGCGGCGGTTCTGGCGGGTCCTGGTTCAGGCCCAGCGGGTGCTGGAGGTGTTCCGCGCCCGGTACGTCGGCAAGGCCAGCCCGGTCCACTTCTTCTGGGGCGGGTGCGACATGGCGGTCACGCGGTTCTCCGGCCGGCCCGCCCCCCCGCATCCGGGGGGCGTCCCCAACTGCCCGGACTGGGTGATGACCGAGGCGTACTCGCACGAGGTGAGCAGCTGCGGGTTCTGGCCGGGAGGGATGGGGAGGGAGGCCGCCTTCTACGCCTACGCGTACCCCGAGCCCGACGGGTTCCGCGACCATCCGCTCGACGTGCCCGCCGCCCGCTACGACCCCGACCTCGGCGAGTTCCTCCTGCCCTACGACGAGATGCGGCGCGCCGCCGACCCCGACGCGGCCCTGCTGCGGTTCCTCCAGACCACCTACGAGGCGGCCGCGAACCTGGCCGGCTGGGACCGGGCCGCGGTGGAGCGAGCCGGCTAG
- a CDS encoding glycine/sarcosine/betaine reductase component B subunit: protein MDVIATALALPPALGRVGPLRRSVHPVAAVALGPGTSLRDGRLEVGVAAAEACFVSPALAGVRIGTTSPGESARIVKVLDAVEPRTKGRGGAGVFPGLIGRALPQGQGDVHVLRGAAVVTAGFLPRAQEALVDMSGPAAPLSPLAALHCVVVEFEPAAGAAWEAVATALRMGALRLAAHLAEVGLDAPPAAVEELPPTSLQRSPGDALPRVVVVTRLQCQGAFKDVLVYGGTMAGALSVCLDPNELEDGAVVGAQYGHPGLKNPTYLFQNHPVVGALRARDGIDLRLAGLVLSPEPVEQARKELVAAHCARLCAALGADAAIVTKEGAGNADADLALTMDGLEELGIPAVGLFAEMAGADGSGPPLVVAPDRAIAVVSTGNYDQPLRLPAVERVLGGRGLAVTGAAADAALEVPTAVVYGSLSPLGWGRLRAMP from the coding sequence GTGGACGTCATCGCCACCGCGCTCGCCCTCCCGCCCGCGCTCGGCCGCGTCGGGCCGCTGCGCCGGTCGGTCCACCCGGTCGCCGCGGTGGCCCTGGGGCCGGGCACCTCGCTGCGTGACGGGCGGCTCGAGGTCGGGGTGGCCGCCGCCGAGGCCTGTTTCGTCAGCCCCGCGCTCGCCGGGGTGCGGATCGGCACCACCAGCCCCGGCGAGAGCGCGCGGATCGTCAAGGTGCTCGACGCGGTCGAGCCGCGCACCAAGGGTCGAGGCGGCGCCGGGGTGTTCCCCGGGCTGATCGGCCGGGCGCTCCCCCAGGGCCAGGGCGACGTCCACGTGCTCCGTGGCGCCGCCGTGGTCACCGCCGGCTTCCTGCCCCGCGCCCAGGAGGCGCTGGTCGACATGTCCGGCCCGGCGGCGCCGCTCTCGCCGCTGGCGGCGCTCCACTGCGTCGTGGTCGAGTTCGAGCCCGCCGCCGGCGCCGCCTGGGAGGCGGTGGCCACCGCGCTGCGGATGGGTGCGCTGCGGCTCGCCGCCCACCTCGCCGAGGTGGGGCTCGACGCGCCTCCCGCGGCGGTCGAGGAGCTGCCGCCGACCAGCCTGCAGCGCAGCCCCGGCGACGCGCTGCCCCGGGTCGTGGTGGTCACCCGGCTGCAGTGCCAGGGCGCCTTCAAGGACGTCCTCGTCTATGGGGGCACCATGGCCGGCGCGCTGTCGGTCTGCCTCGACCCCAACGAGCTCGAGGACGGCGCGGTGGTGGGCGCGCAGTACGGTCACCCCGGGCTGAAGAACCCCACATACCTCTTCCAGAACCACCCGGTGGTGGGCGCGCTGCGGGCGCGGGACGGCATCGACCTCCGGCTGGCCGGCCTGGTGCTCAGCCCCGAGCCGGTGGAGCAGGCCCGCAAGGAGCTGGTCGCCGCTCACTGCGCCCGGCTCTGCGCCGCCCTCGGCGCCGACGCCGCGATCGTCACCAAGGAGGGCGCGGGCAACGCCGACGCCGACCTCGCCCTCACCATGGACGGCCTCGAGGAGCTGGGGATCCCCGCCGTCGGCCTCTTCGCGGAGATGGCCGGGGCGGACGGGAGCGGCCCTCCGCTGGTGGTCGCGCCCGACCGCGCCATCGCCGTGGTGAGCACCGGCAACTACGACCAGCCGCTGCGCCTGCCCGCCGTCGAGCGCGTCCTCGGCGGCCGCGGGCTGGCGGTCACGGGCGCCGCGGCGGACGCGGCGCTCGAGGTGCCCACCGCGGTGGTGTACGGATCGCTCAGCCCGCTCGGCTGGGGACGGCTGCGGGCGATGCCATGA
- a CDS encoding cation:proton antiporter translates to MFVQLAILVIAGLAGPLLAAGRSGLIPVVVGELAAGAFLGHTGLRLVDPGAAPLPVFRALGFAMLMLNAGAHVDIGSPAIRRGFVRGLAAFAVVAATAVPAGLLVDRGVGLGHATLLAVLIAGSSAAVAFPIIEERGIGGDAVAVLIAWVAIADSVTVVLMPLTLSGSAGLGEALAGDAAIVVAGAALMALLPRLRGDISHRLFEQSRTRNWALQLRLSMVLLLGLSAIAERTGASLLVAGFVAGMVLVRLREPDRLSLQLAGLGNGFFVPMFFVLLGAELDLRALLTSPSRLALAAALALAAVVTHVLGALAAAGRDRIATGLAASAQLGMPAAAATLGLSSHLLAPADAAALVAGGCLTLIPATAGALLLARAGGRH, encoded by the coding sequence ATGTTCGTCCAGCTCGCCATCCTCGTCATCGCCGGGCTGGCCGGCCCCCTGCTCGCCGCGGGCCGGAGCGGGCTCATCCCCGTCGTGGTCGGCGAGCTCGCCGCCGGCGCATTCCTCGGGCACACCGGCCTGCGCCTCGTCGACCCCGGCGCGGCGCCGCTGCCGGTCTTCCGCGCCCTCGGCTTCGCGATGCTGATGCTCAACGCCGGGGCCCACGTCGACATCGGCTCGCCGGCGATCCGCCGCGGGTTCGTCCGCGGCCTCGCCGCCTTCGCGGTGGTCGCCGCCACCGCGGTGCCGGCGGGCCTCCTCGTCGACCGCGGCGTCGGCCTCGGTCACGCCACGCTCCTCGCCGTCCTCATCGCCGGCAGCTCGGCGGCGGTGGCATTCCCGATCATCGAGGAGCGCGGGATCGGGGGCGACGCGGTCGCCGTCCTCATCGCCTGGGTGGCGATCGCCGACTCGGTCACCGTGGTGCTCATGCCCCTGACCCTCTCGGGATCGGCGGGACTCGGCGAGGCGCTCGCCGGCGACGCCGCCATCGTCGTCGCCGGCGCCGCCCTCATGGCGCTCCTCCCCCGCCTCCGCGGCGACATCTCCCACCGGCTCTTCGAGCAATCGCGGACCCGCAACTGGGCGCTGCAGCTGCGCCTGTCGATGGTGCTCCTGCTCGGGCTCTCGGCGATCGCCGAGCGCACCGGGGCGAGCCTCCTGGTCGCGGGATTCGTGGCCGGGATGGTCCTGGTCCGGCTTCGCGAGCCGGACCGGCTCAGCCTCCAGCTCGCCGGCCTGGGCAACGGCTTCTTCGTGCCGATGTTCTTCGTGCTCCTGGGAGCCGAGCTCGACCTCCGGGCGCTGCTCACCTCGCCGTCGCGGCTCGCCCTCGCCGCCGCCCTGGCGCTGGCCGCGGTGGTCACCCACGTCCTCGGCGCCCTCGCCGCCGCCGGTCGCGACCGCATCGCCACCGGGCTGGCCGCCTCGGCGCAGCTGGGGATGCCGGCGGCCGCCGCGACCCTCGGGCTCTCCAGCCACCTGCTCGCCCCGGCCGACGCCGCGGCGCTGGTCGCGGGCGGCTGCCTGACCCTGATCCCGGCGACCGCCGGCGCCCTCCTGCTCGCACGCGCCGGCGGCCGGCACTGA
- a CDS encoding copper oxidase → MLPLLLVPALLGAVALGGTRISSSKPVSAAGELPMVPPIFHLNDGPTWFDTGVDVSGTHSLAVATPGTTVKFIVGPPDTLSDHDPDSVIWPTGAPGMPFHNDGGFIGEKSVTLTTPGLYAFQCTIHPYMLGAVLIVDPAAAAGGTLVPDFGKMLSVRGVDKPLPSASDYIYRLVRVFFVITNSENWRRYYPDKAGSWMPRYAPSPIIVHDASGTPNLIPNLETFFHQYFHEPVAIPAITDAQHPKVPGVGEVMQSTQMEELNEKAYPGTVSFIDTNSWKVVRKFGLPSINNGGGLDNPHNQWVSRDENTVYSDEWFSNKTTAFDRFTGQFLRQTVVGLSPAHVVTRSATDELIVGINGGNSLAEVAPGDNGVMKNFSAVLPGEGIAHPHAHWLSPDGNTAVAPNANFDSASLFNLNANDPNLSITKRTFVGSIPIATAMSSTADRAYSAGLMSNNIVCISMAGPACHDGGRLVDSKNISLTKGYDYVSGLMSGTSGIPIELPPLSADSGSSAMGPGFLPIQNAVSPDNRVMLVANAVSGTISVIDIARDEVVKVLPCDPGCHGVNWGAKKGGGYYGYVTSKFANITSVVDSDPAGDGDISKVAVVGRFLTDTDSGTKTDVSPKKLQGLRGQYTTDGMGGQGVLGLPIAYNGWVQRLPDGLKAGLTCQQRDPMNPRACG, encoded by the coding sequence GTGCTCCCCCTGCTGTTGGTTCCGGCGCTGCTCGGAGCCGTCGCCCTCGGTGGGACCCGCATCTCGTCGAGCAAGCCCGTCTCCGCGGCGGGTGAGCTCCCGATGGTCCCGCCGATCTTCCACCTCAACGACGGGCCGACGTGGTTCGACACCGGCGTGGACGTCTCCGGCACCCACTCCCTGGCGGTGGCGACGCCGGGCACCACGGTGAAGTTCATCGTGGGACCGCCCGACACCCTCAGCGACCACGATCCCGACAGCGTGATCTGGCCGACCGGCGCACCCGGCATGCCCTTCCACAATGACGGCGGCTTCATCGGGGAGAAGTCGGTCACGCTGACCACCCCCGGTCTGTATGCGTTCCAATGCACCATTCATCCCTACATGCTCGGCGCGGTGCTGATCGTCGACCCCGCCGCGGCGGCCGGCGGCACCCTGGTGCCCGACTTCGGGAAGATGCTGAGCGTCCGCGGCGTCGACAAGCCGCTGCCCTCGGCGTCCGACTACATCTACCGGCTGGTCCGGGTGTTCTTCGTCATCACCAACTCCGAGAACTGGAGGCGGTACTACCCGGACAAGGCGGGGTCGTGGATGCCGCGATACGCGCCGTCCCCGATCATCGTCCACGACGCCAGCGGGACGCCGAACCTGATTCCCAACCTCGAGACCTTCTTCCATCAGTACTTCCATGAGCCGGTCGCGATTCCCGCGATCACCGATGCGCAGCACCCCAAGGTCCCGGGGGTGGGCGAGGTCATGCAGTCCACCCAGATGGAGGAGCTCAACGAGAAGGCCTATCCGGGCACGGTCTCCTTCATCGACACCAACAGCTGGAAGGTGGTCCGGAAGTTCGGGCTCCCGAGCATCAACAACGGTGGTGGCCTCGACAACCCCCACAACCAGTGGGTGAGCCGGGACGAGAACACCGTCTACTCGGACGAGTGGTTCTCCAACAAGACCACCGCGTTCGACCGCTTCACCGGCCAGTTCCTCCGCCAGACGGTGGTGGGACTCTCGCCGGCCCACGTGGTCACCCGCAGCGCCACCGACGAGCTGATCGTCGGCATCAACGGCGGCAACAGCCTCGCCGAGGTCGCGCCCGGCGACAACGGCGTCATGAAGAACTTCTCGGCGGTCCTCCCCGGAGAGGGCATCGCCCATCCGCACGCCCACTGGCTGAGCCCCGACGGCAACACCGCGGTCGCCCCGAATGCCAACTTCGACAGCGCTTCGCTGTTCAACCTCAACGCCAACGATCCCAACCTGTCGATCACCAAGCGGACCTTCGTGGGCAGCATCCCGATCGCCACGGCGATGAGCTCGACCGCCGACCGCGCCTACTCCGCCGGCCTGATGAGCAACAACATCGTCTGCATCTCGATGGCCGGCCCCGCCTGCCACGACGGCGGCAGGCTGGTCGACAGCAAGAACATCTCGCTCACCAAGGGCTACGACTACGTCAGCGGGCTGATGAGTGGCACCTCGGGCATCCCGATCGAGCTCCCCCCGCTCAGCGCGGACTCCGGCAGCAGCGCGATGGGTCCCGGCTTCCTGCCGATCCAGAACGCGGTCAGCCCGGACAACCGGGTGATGCTGGTCGCCAACGCCGTCTCCGGCACCATCAGCGTCATCGACATCGCCAGGGACGAGGTCGTCAAGGTCCTGCCCTGCGATCCCGGATGCCACGGCGTCAACTGGGGCGCGAAGAAGGGTGGCGGCTACTACGGCTACGTCACCAGCAAGTTCGCGAACATCACCTCGGTCGTCGACTCCGACCCGGCCGGTGACGGCGACATCTCCAAGGTCGCGGTGGTCGGCAGGTTCCTGACCGACACCGACTCCGGCACCAAGACCGACGTCAGCCCCAAGAAGCTGCAGGGCCTCCGCGGCCAGTACACCACCGACGGGATGGGTGGCCAGGGCGTCCTCGGCCTTCCGATCGCCTACAACGGCTGGGTCCAGAGGCTCCCCGACGGGCTGAAGGCCGGCCTCACCTGCCAGCAGCGGGATCCGATGAATCCCCGGGCCTGCGGCTGA
- a CDS encoding glycine/betaine/sarcosine/D-proline family reductase selenoprotein B, which produces MTIRAVHYLNQFFAGVGGEEAAGSPPARREGAVGPGRRLQTMLGDAVWIEATVHCGDDRAASDPEAPRAILELAGDTDLIIAGPAFTSGRYGIACARVVAAAVAAGGRAVASMHGDNPGAGEAGAAPVVLSLETARGMEESLRRLAHAVGAIAAGDDPSSVDHVLVRAVRSNRLADRCAAERAVDLLLARLHGDRAATEIAMSGFGRVSPAAPVADPGTAVIALLTEGALVPHGNPDRLESARARRWLRYSLAGRAGLAAGEFESVHGGFSTVLANADPHRILPLDVAREMEAEGRIGRLHDDYLVTAGNGTHVATATGFGVEWAAELRRASVQAAILTATUGTGTRCGSTLAKELERAGIPTAVLCNLVPIALSVGAPRIVPTRGIQFPSGDPSLSAAEERAWRRRLLETALRAVATAVSGPTVFDPAEVTGVAAAG; this is translated from the coding sequence ATGACCATCCGCGCCGTCCACTACCTCAACCAGTTCTTCGCGGGCGTCGGCGGCGAGGAGGCGGCCGGGTCGCCGCCGGCGCGCCGCGAGGGCGCGGTGGGGCCGGGGCGGCGGCTGCAGACGATGCTCGGTGACGCGGTGTGGATCGAGGCGACCGTGCACTGCGGCGACGACCGCGCCGCCTCCGACCCGGAGGCGCCGCGGGCGATCCTCGAGCTCGCCGGCGACACCGACCTGATCATCGCCGGCCCCGCCTTCACCAGTGGCCGCTACGGCATCGCCTGCGCCCGGGTGGTTGCGGCCGCGGTCGCCGCCGGCGGCCGCGCCGTCGCCTCGATGCACGGCGACAATCCGGGCGCGGGCGAGGCCGGCGCCGCCCCCGTGGTGCTGAGCCTCGAGACCGCTCGGGGGATGGAGGAGTCGCTGCGCCGTCTCGCCCACGCCGTGGGCGCGATCGCCGCCGGTGACGATCCGTCCTCCGTCGACCATGTGCTCGTGCGCGCGGTGCGGAGCAACCGCCTCGCCGACCGCTGCGCCGCCGAGCGTGCCGTGGATCTCCTCCTGGCGCGGTTGCACGGCGACCGCGCCGCCACGGAGATCGCCATGAGCGGCTTCGGGCGGGTCAGCCCGGCGGCTCCGGTCGCCGATCCCGGCACGGCGGTGATCGCGCTGCTCACCGAGGGGGCGCTGGTGCCCCACGGCAACCCCGACCGGCTCGAGTCGGCCCGTGCCCGGCGCTGGCTGCGGTACTCGCTGGCGGGGCGCGCCGGGCTCGCCGCCGGCGAGTTCGAGTCGGTGCACGGCGGGTTCTCGACGGTGCTCGCCAACGCCGACCCCCATCGCATCCTCCCCCTCGACGTCGCCCGCGAGATGGAGGCCGAGGGCCGCATCGGCCGGCTCCACGACGACTACCTGGTGACCGCGGGCAACGGCACCCACGTCGCCACCGCCACCGGGTTCGGGGTGGAGTGGGCCGCGGAGCTGCGCCGTGCCAGCGTGCAGGCCGCGATCCTCACCGCGACGTGAGGGACCGGGACGCGTTGCGGGTCAACGCTCGCCAAGGAGCTGGAGCGCGCCGGCATCCCGACCGCCGTGCTCTGCAACCTCGTCCCGATCGCGCTGAGCGTGGGCGCGCCACGGATCGTGCCCACCCGCGGCATCCAGTTCCCGTCCGGGGATCCGTCTCTCTCCGCGGCCGAGGAACGGGCCTGGCGCCGCCGTCTCCTGGAGACCGCGCTGCGGGCGGTGGCCACGGCGGTGAGCGGCCCGACGGTGTTCGACCCCGCGGAGGTCACCGGCGTGGCGGCCGCCGGATGA